The segment TTACTGGAACCCCAACTAAAACGAACTACTAATGATTTGACCCCATAACTTTTACTTGATCGCTACTTTTAACCGATCTTTGAGATTAAACTCGCCCGGAGCTGCTCCTGCGTGTAAATTCTGAATCCCATCTTCACCGTCGCTTGCTGTATCATCAGATCGTTAACCACCGACATACTCGCGTGATTCACCTCAAGCTCTAGATCCATCAACGCCGACATCAACCTCGCTGCCGGATGATTCCTCTTGCTCGATTCCACCCTTATCATCGCATCCCAGCCGATGATCTTCACCTCGATCTCCATCCCGACCGGTTTGATCGCCGTCATCGAGCAAGACGACGACAGATCACCGCCGGCGCTGGCTTTTCTTCCGGCGAGCTCCATTTTCACTTCCTCGAGCTGGGTTTTGATCTGAGTTCTCTCAGACTCCGTCTTGGTCACCTTCGCCTTAAGCTCGTTGATGTAAGCGATCGCGTCTCCGAGCAAAGAAGCTTTGTCCATTTTCGAGACGTTTGGTACGACCGCACGCAGCGCGTAGAACCGCTGGTTTAGTTTCTCGCGTCTCTGTCTCTCCGCTTCGACGTGGTTAAGCGGCTCTTCTCTACCGTTGGCCGGTTTTCTCCCGCGTTTCTTGGGACGTTTCTCCGGTATCTCTTTCACGACGGAGGCTTCTAGATCGGAGTGGTCGGATTCTCCTCCGCCGGTTCCGAAAGTTAGAACCTTGTCATGATCGCTCTGACCTATTGACTTCTTTCTCTTATTCTCGAACTGAGTCTGACCCGAGTAAGAGCTCGGATCCGGGTTCACGGAGCTCCGTTTACCCTCATCGCCGAAACTCAATATCTCCCCGGCTCTTGGTTTCACCAAGGTGGTACTGGACGTCGAGAAATTCAACTCTCGGGAGAAATTATTGTTACTGAGTTTCGGATTCTGGATCTGGGAATGAACCGGGCTCGGAGTTGGATCCGGGTTCGGGTTTTCGGTTATGGTGCTTGAACTACCACCGTGCTCAAACTGAATCGACTTGGCGAAAAGCTGGGAGCTAGAGCTCGGAGCTCCGTTACCCTGCTCGGGTACTCCAATCGGGTCATTAATCCACATAGACGGATCGTTCTCGCCTTGATCCGGGTCAAGATTCCAGTTCAGACCCGATAAATCTCCCGCGCCGCCACCGTTGAAATTGAAAAGCACTCGGACCTTGTTCATAAGATCCGAACTCTGTCGGATCTGCTCCGTTGACCCGAGTTCAACAACCCCGTTCGCCGAAGGAACACACGCGATGGTCTGCATCCCAAAGACTCCTCCTTGCTTGGCCCGCTCACAACCCGACCCGGTTAACTGATCCGGACCCGAAACCCAAACCGCGTTACCCGTCGCGAACGCCTTGCCCGCTAGTCCAGAACCGCAAGCGAAGCTCTGCGTCATCGAAACCAAGAAAAACCACTCCGTGTCCGTCACCTCTTCGTCAACGGCGTCATCCGTCGTCGGACCACCTCCGCCGGAGATCAACGAGTTGAGCTCACGCAACACCTTCTTGCGGTACTTCTGATCCGCCGGAGTCGAAAACGGCGGCGGAGTCGACCTCTGTCGGGGCTTTCCCTTGTCCTCTTCTCCTTTGTAATAACCATCGCCCCATCCGAGCACGGAGGCGCCGGAGAAGTCGTACGAAGGCTGCCAGAATATAGCGTAGGTCCAGCCTTCGTTAGTCCCTTCAATCAGTGCTTGTAGCCTTTGCTGGAGACTCTCCTCGTTAAATCCCGCCGGTGCCGGAGCTGTAGTCGACGCCGTTgccgttgttgttgttgccgGTGGCCATAAGGCTGAGATGTCGGAGGAG is part of the Raphanus sativus cultivar WK10039 chromosome 5, ASM80110v3, whole genome shotgun sequence genome and harbors:
- the LOC108863050 gene encoding transcription factor MYC2 codes for the protein MTEPTMNLWTTDDNASMMEAFMSSSSDISALWPPATTTTATASTTAPAPAGFNEESLQQRLQALIEGTNEGWTYAIFWQPSYDFSGASVLGWGDGYYKGEEDKGKPRQRSTPPPFSTPADQKYRKKVLRELNSLISGGGGPTTDDAVDEEVTDTEWFFLVSMTQSFACGSGLAGKAFATGNAVWVSGPDQLTGSGCERAKQGGVFGMQTIACVPSANGVVELGSTEQIRQSSDLMNKVRVLFNFNGGGAGDLSGLNWNLDPDQGENDPSMWINDPIGVPEQGNGAPSSSSQLFAKSIQFEHGGSSSTITENPNPDPTPSPVHSQIQNPKLSNNNFSRELNFSTSSTTLVKPRAGEILSFGDEGKRSSVNPDPSSYSGQTQFENKRKKSIGQSDHDKVLTFGTGGGESDHSDLEASVVKEIPEKRPKKRGRKPANGREEPLNHVEAERQRREKLNQRFYALRAVVPNVSKMDKASLLGDAIAYINELKAKVTKTESERTQIKTQLEEVKMELAGRKASAGGDLSSSCSMTAIKPVGMEIEVKIIGWDAMIRVESSKRNHPAARLMSALMDLELEVNHASMSVVNDLMIQQATVKMGFRIYTQEQLRASLISKIG